A window of the Pelagicoccus enzymogenes genome harbors these coding sequences:
- the accB gene encoding acetyl-CoA carboxylase biotin carboxyl carrier protein — protein MDIKEIKQIVDLMKRSDLTEFSVEEEQFKLRIKRATETQAQPQIVSYAPPAATPAAAPAAPAPAPAPAAASPAVEDNATYITSPMVGTFYSAPSPESPVFAKIGDAVKEDSTVCIIEAMKIMNEIQAEVSGTIAEILVENGQPVEFGQKLFRLT, from the coding sequence GCAAATCGTCGACCTGATGAAAAGGTCTGACCTGACTGAATTCTCCGTCGAGGAAGAACAATTCAAGCTGCGAATCAAGCGGGCTACCGAAACTCAGGCACAGCCTCAGATCGTGAGCTACGCTCCACCTGCCGCGACTCCCGCAGCCGCGCCAGCTGCTCCCGCACCGGCCCCCGCGCCCGCTGCTGCGAGCCCAGCCGTCGAGGACAACGCGACCTATATCACTTCCCCCATGGTGGGCACATTTTACTCGGCCCCTTCTCCGGAAAGCCCTGTCTTCGCCAAAATTGGAGACGCGGTGAAGGAAGACAGTACCGTGTGCATCATCGAGGCCATGAAGATCATGAACGAGATTCAGGCGGAAGTGAGCGGTACAATCGCCGAGATACTGGTCGAAAACGGTCAACCCGTGGAATTTGGCCAAAAACTATTCCGTCTCACGTAA
- the accC gene encoding acetyl-CoA carboxylase biotin carboxylase subunit, producing MEKVLIANRGEIALRIVRACRELGLKSLAVYSEADIESLHVQLADEAICIGKAPSSESYLRADRILSAAEIADVDAIHPGYGFLSENADFAEQCESCNIKFIGPSAESIRMMGDKAVAKETVQKVGVPVCGGSDGVISSEDEASKIAKKVGYPVIIKAVAGGGGKGMRIAHNDVSLRKEFHIARNEAEKAFGNGDVYVEKYIQNPRHIEFQVLADSYGNVVHLGERDCSVQRRHQKLIEEAPSPFLSEKLRKEMGDAAVRATKAANYEGAGTIEFLVDDKGGYYFLEMNTRIQVEHPVTEEVTGIDLIKQQLLVAQGEKLSFKQEDIVISKHAIECRINAEDPARGFMPSPGCIDLYYAPGGHGVRVDSHAYGGYIIPPYYDSMIGKLITYGANREVAIQRMYRALNEYLIRGIKTTIPLQKAIISDPDFRAGKATTKFMEDFMARNPKFD from the coding sequence ATGGAGAAAGTATTAATCGCAAATCGCGGTGAAATCGCACTTCGCATCGTCCGCGCCTGCCGCGAGCTGGGCCTCAAGTCCCTGGCCGTCTATTCGGAAGCCGACATTGAGTCGCTCCACGTGCAGCTCGCTGACGAAGCGATCTGCATCGGCAAGGCACCCAGTTCCGAAAGCTACCTGAGAGCAGACCGTATTCTCAGCGCGGCCGAGATCGCAGACGTAGACGCCATACACCCTGGCTACGGATTTCTCTCCGAGAACGCCGACTTCGCCGAACAATGCGAATCCTGCAACATCAAGTTCATAGGCCCTTCCGCCGAGTCCATTCGCATGATGGGCGACAAGGCAGTGGCCAAGGAAACTGTCCAAAAAGTGGGCGTTCCCGTCTGCGGCGGCTCGGACGGCGTCATCTCAAGCGAAGACGAAGCATCCAAGATCGCCAAGAAAGTGGGCTACCCTGTGATCATCAAGGCCGTCGCAGGCGGCGGCGGGAAAGGGATGCGTATCGCGCACAACGACGTGTCCTTGCGCAAAGAATTCCACATAGCTCGCAATGAAGCAGAAAAAGCTTTTGGCAACGGCGACGTCTATGTGGAGAAATATATCCAAAACCCACGCCACATCGAATTTCAGGTCCTCGCCGATTCCTATGGAAACGTTGTTCACCTCGGGGAACGCGACTGCTCAGTCCAGCGGCGCCACCAGAAGCTAATCGAGGAGGCACCCTCGCCTTTCCTATCCGAGAAGCTCCGCAAGGAGATGGGCGACGCGGCAGTGCGGGCCACCAAGGCCGCCAACTACGAAGGAGCTGGCACCATCGAATTCCTAGTCGACGACAAGGGCGGTTACTACTTCCTCGAGATGAATACCCGCATCCAGGTGGAGCACCCGGTCACCGAGGAAGTAACCGGTATCGACTTGATAAAGCAGCAGCTGCTGGTCGCCCAGGGCGAAAAGCTTTCCTTCAAGCAAGAGGATATCGTCATCAGCAAACACGCCATCGAGTGTCGCATCAACGCGGAAGACCCGGCCCGAGGCTTCATGCCAAGTCCCGGTTGCATTGATCTCTACTACGCGCCTGGCGGACACGGAGTCCGCGTGGACTCGCATGCCTACGGAGGCTACATCATCCCTCCGTACTACGACAGCATGATCGGCAAGCTCATCACATATGGCGCGAACCGTGAAGTCGCGATCCAACGCATGTACCGAGCGCTCAACGAATACCTCATCCGCGGCATCAAAACCACGATACCTTTGCAAAAAGCCATCATCAGCGATCCCGATTTCAGAGCCGGAAAAGCCACCACCAAGTTCATGGAGGACTTCATGGCCCGCAATCCCAAGTTCGATTAA
- a CDS encoding Asp23/Gls24 family envelope stress response protein produces MDQQEPSIEIGEDQDGTLGQIKVNHTVVATIVKMAATSVKGVVGVGGSFIENVSALFSSKDYDKGVRVSEDEGGNYLIELRVHMEYGVALAQTAENLQLTVGKQVTNMTGKTVAAVDVIIEGVKMPEEVAASRKAAEEESKNSLAD; encoded by the coding sequence ATGGACCAACAAGAACCCAGCATCGAGATCGGAGAAGATCAGGATGGAACACTCGGCCAAATCAAGGTCAACCACACCGTGGTCGCTACCATCGTCAAGATGGCGGCTACTAGCGTGAAAGGCGTCGTCGGCGTCGGCGGCAGCTTCATCGAAAACGTGTCAGCCCTCTTTTCGAGCAAGGACTACGACAAGGGCGTTCGCGTTTCCGAGGACGAAGGCGGAAATTACCTCATCGAGCTTCGCGTCCACATGGAATACGGAGTTGCCCTCGCTCAGACCGCAGAAAACCTCCAGCTCACCGTCGGCAAGCAAGTCACCAACATGACTGGCAAGACAGTGGCAGCCGTAGACGTTATCATCGAAGGCGTGAAAATGCCCGAGGAAGTTGCGGCATCTCGCAAAGCAGCCGAGGAAGAATCGAAAAACTCCCTCGCTGACTAG
- a CDS encoding glycosyltransferase family 39 protein — translation MNFARLLSEGSVTENLRLPEGDAFRALPKGYFQPLGFTFRESDGRLSPTYPMGLPLLLSVGGVCESEFGMRMVYALVALLACLGLWLLGKELGLAPPWRFYAVAIFASSPLFLWSSLIPMSDALASCQAIWVLLLALQAKRSSGWACVCGFLVGWAVLTRPSSVLLFVPLVVALLQAKAGWRRWAWGTLGGMPAFVAFLWGNWTFYGDAFGSGYGDLWAFFSWDYLVPTVFHYGETMLFAMFGLVLPAAFLGSLNLRCPKVLFLWAWILPFFGFYAFYVFTSQTWWFLRFVLLAFPGLALLSANWLEGVATRAAKSSRGEAWLALGLAGASVAVGCYWVDKLNVFGEQAFERRYEIECQWAVENLAADTIVVCMQSSGAFYYYTEFPVFRWDLADWDADWELLRDAALVEGVPVVAVLHDFEVKREDSILRRYADRWELLGPVAERVSAYRLR, via the coding sequence ATGAACTTCGCTCGGTTGTTGAGTGAGGGATCCGTGACGGAAAATCTAAGGTTGCCTGAGGGGGATGCGTTTAGGGCCTTGCCCAAGGGGTATTTCCAGCCGCTTGGCTTTACCTTTCGAGAAAGCGATGGTCGCTTATCGCCGACCTACCCGATGGGGCTGCCGCTGCTGCTGTCGGTTGGTGGTGTGTGCGAATCGGAGTTTGGGATGCGCATGGTTTACGCTCTTGTGGCCTTGTTGGCTTGCTTGGGCCTTTGGCTATTGGGGAAGGAGTTGGGATTGGCTCCGCCTTGGCGGTTTTACGCAGTGGCTATTTTCGCGAGTTCCCCTCTTTTTCTGTGGAGCTCCCTGATTCCGATGTCGGACGCCTTGGCGAGTTGCCAGGCGATTTGGGTGTTGCTGCTGGCATTGCAGGCGAAGCGTTCCAGCGGCTGGGCTTGTGTTTGCGGTTTTCTGGTCGGATGGGCCGTGCTGACCCGCCCGTCGAGCGTCCTGCTCTTCGTGCCCTTGGTGGTCGCTTTGCTGCAAGCCAAGGCCGGCTGGCGTCGGTGGGCCTGGGGGACTCTTGGAGGAATGCCAGCTTTTGTCGCTTTTCTTTGGGGAAACTGGACTTTCTATGGCGATGCGTTCGGCAGCGGCTATGGGGATCTTTGGGCCTTCTTTTCTTGGGATTACTTGGTTCCAACGGTATTTCACTATGGCGAGACGATGTTGTTCGCCATGTTTGGCCTCGTGCTGCCGGCTGCGTTTCTGGGCTCCTTGAATCTTAGGTGTCCGAAGGTTCTTTTCCTGTGGGCTTGGATCCTTCCGTTTTTTGGGTTCTACGCCTTTTACGTTTTTACCAGCCAAACTTGGTGGTTCCTGCGCTTCGTTTTGCTTGCCTTCCCGGGACTTGCCTTGTTGTCGGCGAATTGGCTGGAAGGCGTAGCGACTCGTGCGGCGAAGTCGTCTCGAGGGGAAGCGTGGCTGGCTTTGGGCTTAGCGGGGGCTTCGGTTGCTGTGGGTTGTTATTGGGTGGACAAGCTCAACGTGTTTGGGGAGCAGGCGTTCGAGCGACGCTACGAGATCGAGTGCCAGTGGGCTGTCGAAAACCTCGCAGCGGATACTATCGTAGTGTGCATGCAGTCGAGCGGCGCTTTTTATTATTACACCGAATTTCCCGTTTTCCGCTGGGACCTCGCCGATTGGGATGCTGACTGGGAGCTCCTACGCGATGCCGCTCTTGTAGAGGGGGTGCCAGTTGTAGCGGTGCTGCACGACTTCGAAGTTAAGCGAGAGGATTCGATCCTGAGGCGGTACGCCGATCGCTGGGAGTTGCTCGGGCCTGTGGCGGAGCGGGTGAGCGCCTATCGGCTCCGTTAG
- the thiE gene encoding thiamine phosphate synthase translates to MNLSLHQSTFYGILDTGYVSPENWVAKYEALVSGGASIVQIRAKDSNQSERYQLTEQIVRYRAQSAAPQPHLVINDDLELALEHPDLGLHVGQEDLPAVEARKRLGPNRLLGLSTHSPEQARAAMALPAGTLNYFAVGPVFATQTKPTYTPVGLELVEYVAKQRPELPFFCIGGINRRNIEQVIAAGASRIVTVSDVLCSADTAAAVRESISIARK, encoded by the coding sequence ATGAACCTTTCCCTTCACCAATCAACTTTCTACGGGATCCTAGACACTGGATACGTCAGCCCAGAGAACTGGGTCGCCAAGTACGAAGCCCTCGTATCTGGCGGCGCTAGCATCGTACAAATCCGTGCTAAGGACTCCAACCAGTCCGAACGCTATCAGCTTACTGAACAAATCGTTCGGTACCGAGCTCAAAGCGCCGCGCCCCAGCCACACCTTGTCATCAACGATGACTTGGAACTTGCCCTAGAGCACCCTGACCTCGGGCTTCACGTCGGCCAGGAAGACCTTCCAGCCGTCGAGGCGAGAAAGCGACTCGGCCCCAATCGCCTGCTTGGGCTCTCGACCCATTCCCCCGAACAAGCCCGCGCTGCCATGGCACTACCCGCTGGGACCCTCAACTACTTTGCCGTCGGTCCCGTGTTCGCCACCCAAACCAAACCCACATACACCCCGGTGGGCCTGGAACTGGTCGAATACGTGGCCAAACAAAGGCCGGAGCTGCCGTTCTTCTGCATTGGCGGCATCAATCGACGCAATATCGAACAAGTAATCGCAGCAGGCGCCTCCCGCATCGTTACCGTTTCGGACGTCCTTTGCTCAGCCGACACCGCTGCAGCAGTGCGAGAAAGCATCTCGATTGCCCGGAAGTAG
- a CDS encoding LacI family DNA-binding transcriptional regulator produces MAKLNQKYIADKLNLSRTTVSRCFTNHPKINPETRAKVFRLAAEMGYSYSAQRGGNNIKLQGRKKLAVIVGISEDQRSKNDTKTAEELLTGITEKAAIEKLEVEVFYVDPKEFLPQSRARQIIRGISCLDWKGTIIIYPLKEEAVGNIMAKFPTVSVLEDYDDCDVDCIHPDQIRGISRVMQHLVQLGHKRIGFLSWKYAVNTPWVERRLGAYVENLYRFGLELDPDIILNLRPEEQLPLDELDRLAAEYTRSKGVTAWVCAADHQAYHLMDSFEKLGVAVPEQCSITGFDGLTPPDGKKQLTSVRIPFRDIGISAVSSLIRKIDHPNTSRRNVQVSGEFVLGQTSAPPPL; encoded by the coding sequence ATGGCCAAACTTAACCAAAAGTACATCGCCGATAAGCTAAACCTTTCCCGCACCACCGTCTCGCGTTGCTTCACCAATCACCCAAAAATCAACCCGGAGACAAGAGCTAAGGTTTTCAGGCTAGCCGCCGAAATGGGGTACTCCTACTCCGCCCAGCGGGGAGGCAACAACATCAAGCTGCAGGGCCGCAAGAAGCTCGCCGTCATCGTGGGCATCAGCGAGGATCAACGCTCGAAGAACGACACCAAGACTGCAGAGGAACTCCTCACCGGAATCACGGAAAAAGCAGCGATCGAGAAACTCGAAGTGGAAGTGTTCTACGTCGATCCCAAAGAATTCCTCCCCCAATCCCGGGCACGCCAAATCATCAGGGGCATCAGCTGTCTCGATTGGAAAGGCACCATCATCATCTACCCCCTCAAAGAGGAAGCGGTAGGAAACATAATGGCCAAGTTCCCCACCGTCTCCGTTCTCGAGGACTACGACGACTGCGACGTCGACTGCATCCACCCGGACCAGATACGCGGCATTTCGCGAGTCATGCAACACCTCGTCCAGCTAGGTCACAAGCGCATCGGCTTCCTCAGCTGGAAATACGCCGTCAACACCCCTTGGGTGGAACGTCGCCTCGGCGCCTACGTGGAGAACCTTTACCGCTTCGGCCTGGAGCTCGATCCAGACATCATTCTCAACCTGCGCCCAGAGGAACAACTCCCCCTCGACGAGCTTGATCGCCTCGCAGCCGAATACACACGCAGCAAAGGCGTCACCGCCTGGGTCTGCGCCGCAGACCACCAAGCCTACCACCTCATGGATTCCTTCGAGAAACTCGGAGTCGCCGTACCGGAGCAATGCTCCATCACCGGATTCGACGGCCTGACTCCCCCCGACGGAAAAAAGCAGCTTACCTCCGTGCGCATCCCCTTCCGTGACATTGGAATCTCCGCCGTAAGCTCGCTAATTCGCAAAATCGATCACCCCAACACCAGCCGCAGAAACGTGCAGGTATCCGGGGAATTCGTTCTCGGCCAGACCTCAGCTCCTCCCCCCCTCTAG